From the Rickettsiales bacterium genome, the window CTCTAATTTAATCTCATAAGTTATTATTTTTCTTAGTCTATGAAGTCTATGAAAGGAAAATGCTGCTGTAGTCTTGTTTATTCCTGCAAGACTTGAAGCACAGCGCACCGTAGTTCTAGCTACAAAGTGCTCTATTAATTTGTTTTATTTTAGTTTGCTTAGTCTGTTCTTTCTCAGTATTCCTATATAACATTTTATTGTTATCCAGGACAGCCCCATAATTTTTATTGATATTTTCTTAAAATTCTCTATACTGTGTTCTTCTAAAAATATTTTTAGAAACATTACAAGTAGTATGGCTTATATAATGGCATGCCTAATCTACTTAGAAATTCCAATAATAATATAATGAGGAACGAAATGCCGAAAATGAAAACAAATAGTAGTGCCAAAAAGAGATTCTCTTTCACTGCTAGCAACAAAGTACGAGGCACCCAAGCTGGAAAGCAGCATGGTATGCGTAAAAGATCCCCTAACCAAATTCGTAATCTTCGTGGTACCACAATTTTATGTGATGCGGATCGTAAAATAGTTATGCAATTCATGCCATATGGTAAAAAATTTAGATAAGGATTAAGATATGTCTCGTGCAAAAAATGGCGTTGTTGCAAAAAGACGCCACAAAAAGGTTTTAAAATTAGCAAAAGGTTTCCGCGGTAGATCAAAAAATTGCTTCCGTATTGCCATCGGAAAAGTAGAAAAAGCATTACAATATGCTTATAGAGATCGTCGCACTCGTAAGCGCGACTTCCGTGCTCTATGGATCCAAAGAATCAATGCTGGCGTTCGTCAACATGGATTGGTTTATTCTCAATTCATTAACGGGCTGACACTTGCA encodes:
- the rplT gene encoding 50S ribosomal protein L20, with protein sequence MSRAKNGVVAKRRHKKVLKLAKGFRGRSKNCFRIAIGKVEKALQYAYRDRRTRKRDFRALWIQRINAGVRQHGLVYSQFINGLTLA
- the rpmI gene encoding 50S ribosomal protein L35, yielding MPKMKTNSSAKKRFSFTASNKVRGTQAGKQHGMRKRSPNQIRNLRGTTILCDADRKIVMQFMPYGKKFR